A region from the Muribaculum gordoncarteri genome encodes:
- a CDS encoding DUF6291 domain-containing protein: protein METSHNKRGPKFKFDKEWTDAIIRLPKHYQDELYNAIEAYQRDLTVIDVSEGVPRAIFMLIMPTIRRRYIARQNSRMARDRKRAVRSSDMKEKSSKIHNSPNICSSEPETEPIAANPPQIAKSTPKDTNKKRHRNALKRLKRHASRRDKSLPPI from the coding sequence ATGGAAACATCACACAACAAGCGAGGCCCCAAGTTTAAATTTGACAAGGAATGGACCGATGCCATTATACGATTACCCAAGCACTATCAGGACGAGTTATACAATGCAATCGAGGCTTATCAGCGCGATTTGACCGTGATTGATGTAAGCGAAGGTGTGCCGAGAGCCATCTTCATGTTGATAATGCCTACAATACGCCGCCGATATATCGCACGACAAAACAGCCGCATGGCACGCGACCGAAAAAGAGCGGTCAGAAGCTCCGACATGAAAGAAAAATCGTCAAAAATTCATAATTCTCCCAATATTTGCAGCTCCGAGCCGGAAACTGAACCGATTGCTGCAAACCCGCCTCAGATAGCCAAATCCACGCCTAAAGACACCAACAAAAAGCGACATCGAAACGCATTGAAAAGGCTCAAACGCCACGCATCACGACGCGACAAATCTTTGCCTCCGATTTAA
- a CDS encoding nucleoside deaminase → MDKFNALTTVDEMFMDMAAELAEVNVSEGGGPFGAVIVLDGTVIATGVNSVTRDNDPTAHAEVNAIRNACAALGTFKLDQCVVYSSCEPCPMCLSALYWAGVKRIYYGNTKEDADRINFSDKFIYQQLDKPPVERAIPCIHVNSKRAIKAFEMWVDKNDKITY, encoded by the coding sequence ATGGATAAATTCAATGCCTTGACAACTGTCGATGAAATGTTCATGGACATGGCGGCCGAACTGGCCGAAGTCAATGTCAGCGAAGGAGGAGGGCCTTTCGGTGCAGTGATAGTGCTTGATGGCACTGTCATTGCGACCGGGGTGAATTCCGTGACACGCGACAACGACCCTACAGCCCATGCCGAAGTGAACGCCATACGCAATGCGTGTGCGGCCCTGGGGACATTCAAGCTCGACCAATGCGTTGTGTACAGTTCTTGCGAGCCGTGCCCCATGTGCCTTAGCGCACTCTATTGGGCAGGCGTGAAACGCATATACTACGGAAACACCAAAGAGGATGCCGACCGAATCAATTTTAGTGACAAGTTCATCTATCAGCAACTCGACAAGCCGCCGGTGGAACGCGCCATACCTTGCATACATGTCAATAGCAAACGCGCTATAAAAGCATTTGAGATGTGGGTCGACAAGAATGACAAAATCACCTATTGA
- a CDS encoding TIGR01212 family radical SAM protein (This family includes YhcC from E. coli K-12, an uncharacterized radical SAM protein.) produces the protein MAEAYRDYADFLAEHFDGKVQKISINAGFSCPNRDGTVGRGGCTYCNNQTFNPDYCKPQLSVAEQIEKGKRFFSRKYPSMRYLAYFQAHTNTFAEISRLSALYEEALAQPDVDGLIIGTRPDCMPDELLDYLSRLNENHFVMVEYGAESSCESTLKLINRCHSWNDTVDAVNRTADAGIPVGLHLILGLPEENDDTIMSTIDAVSQLPVDTVKLHQLQVIKGTKLARDLEARLYTVPGYTVDEYIDLCSRIVARLNPSIAIERFTSQSPASLLISPQWGLKNYEFTHKLNSYLKTKGIRQGDLFNR, from the coding sequence ATGGCTGAAGCTTATCGTGACTATGCCGACTTTCTCGCCGAGCACTTCGACGGGAAGGTACAGAAGATTTCCATAAACGCCGGATTCTCATGCCCTAACCGTGACGGCACAGTGGGCAGGGGAGGGTGTACCTACTGCAATAACCAAACGTTCAATCCCGACTACTGCAAGCCGCAGCTGTCGGTAGCGGAACAGATTGAGAAAGGAAAGCGATTTTTCAGCCGCAAATATCCGTCGATGCGCTATCTGGCCTATTTTCAGGCCCATACCAATACATTTGCTGAAATAAGCCGACTTTCGGCTCTCTATGAAGAGGCTTTGGCGCAGCCCGATGTCGACGGATTGATAATAGGAACCCGGCCCGACTGCATGCCCGATGAACTGCTTGACTACCTGTCGCGACTTAATGAGAATCACTTTGTGATGGTGGAGTATGGCGCTGAATCGTCGTGCGAATCAACATTGAAGCTGATTAACCGATGCCACTCCTGGAACGACACCGTTGATGCCGTTAACCGCACTGCCGATGCCGGAATACCGGTAGGGCTGCATCTCATCTTAGGACTTCCCGAGGAGAACGATGACACCATCATGTCGACAATCGATGCAGTGTCGCAATTGCCCGTCGATACCGTTAAGCTGCATCAGCTTCAGGTAATAAAGGGCACGAAACTTGCACGCGACCTCGAGGCACGGCTGTACACTGTGCCCGGTTACACGGTCGATGAATATATTGATCTATGTTCGCGAATTGTTGCACGGCTGAATCCCTCCATAGCAATAGAGCGGTTTACGAGTCAGTCGCCTGCATCCCTGTTGATCTCTCCGCAATGGGGACTAAAAAACTACGAGTTCACCCACAAGCTCAACTCCTACCTCAAAACCAAAGGCATCAGGCAGGGCGACCTGTTCAATAGGTGA
- the aroC gene encoding chorismate synthase — protein sequence MNTFGNIYRLTTFGESHGPAVGGIIDGMPAGIDIDLDAVQHQLNRRRPGQSTIVTARDEKDRVKILSGMFDGKTTGTPIGFIVENGDQHSSDYENMRHTFRPSHADYTYTTKYGLRDHRGGGRSSARETIARVVGGAFAMQALERLGISIHSYTSTVGDLSLSADYTKYDLSTIDSNDVRCPDAEMAARMRELIRKIKGEGDTIGGIITCVITGVPAGLGEPVFGKLHAMFGAAMLGINAVKGFEYGMGFAGVSHRGSEMIDRFVTDANGKVSTTTNNSGGIQGGISNGEDIYFRVAFKPVATLLQEVPTIDDSGNPVVLKARGRHDPCVLPRAVPVVDAMAAMTLLDAYLLNKATRL from the coding sequence ATGAATACATTTGGCAACATATATCGCCTGACTACGTTCGGCGAATCACACGGCCCCGCTGTGGGGGGGATAATCGACGGAATGCCGGCCGGCATAGACATCGACCTTGATGCCGTGCAGCATCAGCTCAACCGTCGCCGTCCGGGACAATCGACAATCGTGACGGCCCGCGATGAAAAGGACCGTGTAAAGATTCTGAGCGGAATGTTTGACGGAAAGACAACCGGAACACCTATCGGATTCATTGTCGAGAACGGCGATCAACATTCAAGCGATTATGAGAATATGCGCCACACATTCCGTCCGTCGCACGCCGACTATACCTATACCACAAAGTACGGGTTGCGTGACCATCGTGGAGGCGGCCGCTCGTCGGCAAGAGAGACGATTGCCCGCGTGGTGGGAGGCGCATTTGCCATGCAGGCTCTTGAGCGACTCGGCATAAGCATACACTCCTATACATCGACCGTGGGCGACTTGTCGCTCTCCGCCGATTATACAAAATACGATCTCTCGACAATCGACAGCAACGACGTGAGGTGCCCCGATGCTGAAATGGCCGCAAGAATGCGGGAGCTGATACGCAAGATAAAGGGCGAAGGTGACACCATAGGCGGCATTATCACTTGCGTCATAACGGGTGTGCCGGCGGGACTCGGCGAACCGGTGTTCGGCAAGCTGCATGCAATGTTCGGAGCTGCCATGCTCGGCATCAATGCCGTGAAAGGATTTGAATACGGAATGGGATTTGCCGGTGTAAGCCACCGAGGCAGCGAGATGATCGACCGTTTTGTCACCGATGCCAACGGAAAAGTGTCGACTACAACCAACAATTCCGGCGGGATACAAGGCGGAATATCCAATGGCGAAGACATCTATTTCAGAGTTGCGTTCAAGCCTGTGGCCACACTGCTGCAAGAGGTGCCTACGATTGACGATTCGGGAAATCCCGTGGTGCTGAAGGCGCGTGGTCGTCATGATCCCTGTGTATTGCCGCGTGCCGTGCCAGTGGTCGATGCAATGGCGGCTATGACTCTGCTCGACGCCTATCTGCTAAATAAGGCCACTCGCCTGTGA
- the ybaK gene encoding Cys-tRNA(Pro) deacylase has translation MSGIAKTNAARLLDKARIAYELIPYRVDENNLAADHVAEELGEDINRVFKTLVLHGDKCGYFVCVIPGNMEVDLKAAAKTAGAKKVEMIPMKELLPLTGYIRGGCSPIGMKKAFPTYFHSTALDYDFIYVSAGVRGLQFKVSPGDLIGYVKATVADIATPMTE, from the coding sequence ATGTCAGGAATAGCTAAAACCAATGCAGCAAGGCTGCTTGACAAGGCCCGGATTGCCTATGAGTTGATTCCCTATCGGGTCGATGAGAACAATCTTGCCGCCGACCATGTGGCCGAAGAGTTGGGCGAGGACATAAACAGGGTGTTCAAGACCCTTGTGCTTCACGGCGACAAGTGCGGATACTTCGTGTGTGTGATTCCGGGTAACATGGAGGTCGACCTTAAAGCCGCCGCCAAAACGGCCGGTGCAAAGAAGGTCGAGATGATTCCGATGAAAGAGTTGCTCCCGCTCACCGGTTACATTAGGGGAGGATGTTCACCCATAGGGATGAAGAAGGCATTTCCTACATATTTCCACTCCACGGCACTTGATTACGACTTCATCTATGTAAGCGCAGGGGTGAGAGGCCTGCAATTCAAGGTATCACCCGGCGACCTGATAGGCTACGTTAAGGCAACGGTGGCCGACATCGCCACACCAATGACTGAATAA
- the ruvX gene encoding Holliday junction resolvase RuvX, translated as MGRLMAIDYGRKRCGIAVTDTLRIVATGLTTVSTHELIDWVKRYIASEQVDEIVVGKPTTLRGEPSESMRYITPGISKLRSAIPEEIPIVFWDERFTSTMAHRAMIDSGMRKSRRRDKAIVDEMAATIILNDYIQSKTYNQ; from the coding sequence GTGGGACGATTAATGGCAATAGATTACGGACGAAAACGTTGCGGCATAGCCGTGACCGATACGTTGCGCATTGTCGCCACGGGACTTACAACGGTGTCGACCCATGAACTCATCGATTGGGTGAAGCGGTATATTGCCTCGGAGCAGGTCGACGAAATAGTTGTGGGAAAGCCCACTACCCTGCGAGGCGAGCCGTCGGAGTCGATGCGCTACATCACGCCAGGCATAAGCAAGCTGCGCTCGGCGATACCCGAAGAGATTCCAATCGTGTTCTGGGACGAACGATTCACCTCGACAATGGCTCATAGGGCCATGATCGACTCAGGCATGCGCAAAAGCCGTCGACGCGACAAGGCGATTGTCGACGAGATGGCTGCTACGATAATATTAAACGACTACATTCAAAGCAAAACATATAACCAATAA
- the def gene encoding peptide deformylase has translation MKLPIYLYGHPVLRRESAEITPEYPELKKLVADMWETMYGSDGVGLAAPQIGRNDRIVVIDSNAFAEHFPECADRKFTLINPEVEVLDGETITRDEGCLSLPDLSEAVPRIEHIRLKWVDENFEPHEEEITGFLARIVQHECDHLEGKMYIDHISPIRKQLIKGKLNRIVTGKTRCDYPVRYAPKK, from the coding sequence ATGAAATTACCGATATATCTTTACGGGCACCCGGTGCTTCGCCGTGAATCGGCTGAGATAACGCCCGAATATCCCGAGCTCAAAAAGCTCGTCGCCGACATGTGGGAAACGATGTACGGTTCCGACGGTGTAGGACTGGCCGCCCCCCAGATAGGTCGCAACGACCGCATCGTGGTGATCGACAGCAATGCCTTTGCCGAACATTTCCCCGAATGTGCCGACCGCAAGTTCACATTAATAAATCCTGAAGTGGAGGTGCTCGACGGCGAAACCATAACGCGCGACGAAGGCTGCCTCAGCCTGCCCGACCTGAGTGAGGCTGTGCCTCGCATCGAACACATACGCCTTAAGTGGGTCGATGAAAACTTCGAGCCCCACGAAGAGGAGATAACCGGATTCCTGGCACGTATAGTGCAGCATGAATGTGACCATCTCGAAGGCAAGATGTACATAGACCACATTTCGCCCATACGCAAGCAATTGATCAAGGGTAAACTCAACCGCATAGTGACCGGCAAGACACGCTGCGACTATCCGGTGCGTTACGCCCCCAAGAAATAA
- the ettA gene encoding energy-dependent translational throttle protein EttA, translated as MADDKKIIFSMVGVSKIYPPQKQVLKNIYLSFFYGAKIGIIGLNGSGKSSLLKIIAGLDKSYQGEVVFSPGYSVGYLEQDPQLDPDKTVIEVVREGVQPIMDLLAEFDKVNEAFGDPDVLDDPDKMDALIARQSELQDKLDAADAWNIDSKLERAMDALQCPPDDQVIKTLSGGERRRVALCSLLLQQPDVLLLDEPTNHLDAESIDWLEQHLQQYPGTVIAITHDRYFLDHVAGWILELDRGEGIPWKGNYSSWLEQKTKRMAQEEKQASKRRKTLERELEWVRMAPKARQAKGKARLNSYDRLLNEDQKAREERLEIFIPNGPRLGQKVIEATSLAKAFGKKRLFNDLSFSLPPNGIVGVIGPNGAGKTTLFRLIMGQETPDNGTFDVGETVKIAYVDQTHHDLLPEKTVYEVISQGTETFRMGGRDVNARAYLSKFNFTGADQEKKIGVLSGGERNRLHLAMALKEEGNVLLLDEPTNDIDVNTLRALEEGLDDFAGCAVVVSHDRWFLDRICTHILSFEGEGNVVFYEGSYSDYEEYKKARNGGKEPPRRRYRKLME; from the coding sequence ATGGCTGACGATAAGAAAATTATCTTCTCGATGGTGGGAGTGAGCAAAATCTATCCCCCTCAAAAACAAGTTTTAAAGAACATATATCTGTCATTTTTCTATGGCGCAAAGATAGGAATCATAGGTCTTAACGGTTCCGGTAAGTCATCGCTGCTCAAGATAATCGCCGGCCTCGACAAGAGCTATCAGGGCGAAGTTGTATTCTCGCCGGGATATTCGGTGGGATACCTTGAACAGGATCCGCAACTCGATCCCGACAAGACGGTTATCGAGGTTGTTCGCGAAGGCGTTCAGCCCATAATGGATCTGCTTGCCGAATTTGACAAGGTGAACGAGGCATTTGGCGATCCCGATGTGCTTGACGACCCAGACAAGATGGACGCACTCATTGCCCGTCAGTCGGAATTGCAGGACAAGCTTGACGCCGCCGATGCATGGAATATCGACTCTAAGCTTGAGCGTGCAATGGATGCGCTTCAGTGTCCGCCCGACGATCAGGTTATCAAGACCCTTTCGGGAGGTGAGCGCCGTCGTGTGGCTTTGTGTAGCCTTTTATTGCAGCAGCCTGATGTGCTGTTGCTTGACGAGCCTACCAACCACCTCGATGCCGAGTCGATCGACTGGCTCGAGCAGCATCTGCAGCAATATCCCGGTACGGTAATCGCCATTACCCACGACCGTTACTTCCTCGACCATGTTGCAGGATGGATTCTTGAGCTTGATCGTGGCGAAGGAATACCCTGGAAGGGCAACTACTCTTCATGGCTTGAGCAGAAGACAAAGCGCATGGCTCAGGAGGAGAAGCAGGCCAGCAAGCGTCGCAAGACTCTTGAGCGCGAGCTTGAATGGGTGCGCATGGCTCCCAAAGCACGACAGGCCAAAGGAAAGGCCCGACTCAACTCCTACGACCGACTACTCAACGAAGACCAAAAGGCACGCGAGGAGCGTCTTGAGATATTCATTCCCAACGGCCCGCGTCTTGGTCAGAAAGTGATCGAGGCTACATCACTTGCCAAGGCATTCGGAAAGAAGCGCCTGTTCAACGATCTGAGCTTCTCGCTTCCGCCCAACGGCATAGTCGGTGTAATCGGCCCTAACGGCGCCGGCAAGACTACCCTATTCCGTCTTATCATGGGTCAGGAAACGCCCGATAACGGAACATTTGATGTGGGTGAAACTGTCAAAATAGCCTATGTCGACCAGACTCACCATGACCTGCTGCCTGAAAAGACAGTCTATGAAGTGATTTCGCAAGGCACCGAAACATTCCGTATGGGAGGTCGCGATGTCAACGCACGAGCCTATCTGTCGAAGTTTAACTTCACGGGAGCCGACCAGGAGAAGAAGATCGGTGTGCTTTCGGGAGGCGAACGCAACCGATTGCATCTCGCCATGGCGTTGAAGGAGGAAGGTAATGTGCTGTTGCTCGACGAGCCTACCAACGACATCGATGTCAACACGCTTCGTGCCCTTGAGGAAGGTCTTGACGACTTTGCCGGATGTGCGGTGGTTGTCAGCCACGACCGCTGGTTCCTCGATAGAATATGCACCCACATTCTGTCGTTTGAAGGCGAAGGCAATGTAGTGTTCTACGAAGGCTCCTACTCCGACTATGAAGAGTACAAGAAAGCCCGCAACGGAGGCAAAGAACCGCCTCGCCGCCGCTATCGCAAGCTGATGGAGTAA
- a CDS encoding SanA/YdcF family protein, with translation MKINRKYKIAILSIVAMLIGGVAVTITCFSIVEKNADGRLYSDATEIPYNKVGLFLATSPITPGGAHNYNFDNRVKAAEELYKAGKVDYIIASGGDYTQTEDNGCDEPQAILDSLIVRGVPADRIILDYEGTRTLNSIAKAKQVYGLDSLTLISQKYHNERAIYLAEKYCIHAIGYNANPSPIVHSQIKNTLREYLARVKMFIDIYTGKAS, from the coding sequence ATGAAAATAAATAGGAAATATAAAATAGCTATTTTAAGCATTGTCGCTATGCTTATTGGCGGCGTAGCGGTTACTATTACATGCTTTTCCATTGTGGAGAAAAATGCGGATGGCAGATTGTACTCTGATGCAACAGAGATTCCTTATAATAAAGTGGGGCTATTTTTGGCTACATCGCCAATCACTCCCGGGGGAGCTCACAACTACAACTTTGACAATCGTGTAAAAGCTGCTGAAGAATTATATAAGGCCGGTAAAGTTGACTATATAATCGCCAGTGGCGGCGACTACACTCAAACAGAAGATAACGGATGTGACGAACCGCAAGCCATCCTCGATTCTCTTATAGTAAGAGGTGTTCCGGCAGATAGAATAATATTGGATTATGAGGGTACACGAACTCTCAATTCTATTGCAAAAGCAAAACAGGTTTATGGGCTTGACAGTTTGACACTGATTTCACAGAAATATCATAATGAACGCGCTATATATCTCGCTGAAAAATATTGCATACATGCTATAGGATATAACGCCAATCCATCGCCAATAGTCCACAGTCAGATAAAAAATACACTTCGTGAATACCTTGCCCGCGTCAAGATGTTCATCGACATTTACACTGGAAAAGCCTCTTGA
- a CDS encoding HepT-like ribonuclease domain-containing protein, with protein MEIMREAMNQALRINPNLPITASRKVVDTRNFVIHAYDSLKPDILWGIVVNHMPLLKQEIEALLNG; from the coding sequence ATTGAGATAATGAGAGAGGCTATGAACCAAGCTTTGAGAATTAATCCCAATCTTCCAATCACAGCATCAAGAAAGGTAGTGGATACAAGAAACTTTGTAATCCATGCCTATGACTCTTTGAAACCAGACATCCTTTGGGGTATTGTAGTTAACCATATGCCATTACTCAAACAGGAAATAGAAGCTCTCTTGAATGGATGA
- a CDS encoding nucleotidyltransferase family protein, with amino-acid sequence MHLINDNIKKLFALCRKYKVRKLYTFGPILTQKFNEQSDVDILVDFNSEIDHNTYADNYFEFYYALKALFGRDVDLVDESAVKNPYFKEELEETKHLIYG; translated from the coding sequence ATGCACCTCATCAATGACAACATAAAGAAGCTTTTTGCCTTGTGCCGGAAGTACAAGGTGAGGAAGTTATATACCTTTGGGCCTATACTTACCCAAAAATTCAATGAGCAGAGCGATGTTGACATCCTTGTGGACTTTAATTCTGAAATAGACCATAATACTTATGCTGACAACTATTTTGAATTCTACTATGCCTTGAAAGCCTTATTTGGAAGGGATGTGGATTTAGTTGATGAGTCAGCAGTTAAGAACCCTTATTTCAAGGAGGAACTTGAAGAAACAAAACATCTGATTTATGGATAG
- a CDS encoding retropepsin-like aspartic protease has translation MDERIANAMNASDWFGLDSIYESTPKDSINPFLEVFSRCLIGNRLNRPDVSIPAFEELFNNYNESLDLNNYLSSSVMWAMDLSRVGKNKEAASLMSQVIEQSLQYLDSVAVMTMRSYESKYRELSTYQPYAMSIDGDEGVIPFKLTQVGRTEKPGLAIELERCQVNGHDVKPTFDTGAGVNIVNDSIARLCGLIYQESDVNVMGVGRKSARLAIAKELVLGNVTLTDVPFYVVDMSTGNREADNYLSHLELIVGSELMLAIKDLTVDFIKRSISIPREAAVRSDKQSNMCFSSQMNLLVKGGVDGRPLLFNLDTGDASTGILMPSFYKRNKDYVLSHSVPDTIRQAGLGGWIKIEGFNLENPLIKLGNSQVRGQSIFVCGDNSSIPMFADDVDCNLGLQSIILFDRIRFNMVDMTLTAMPVKKSDELNLNASKIKYNHKPEYTDWQAVGMLLFGVTKQLIYPYSVDNPDL, from the coding sequence GTGGATGAACGCATTGCCAATGCCATGAACGCGTCCGATTGGTTTGGCCTTGATTCGATATATGAGTCCACACCTAAGGATTCGATAAATCCGTTTTTGGAGGTGTTCTCACGTTGCCTCATAGGCAACCGTCTTAACCGCCCCGATGTTTCAATCCCGGCGTTTGAGGAGCTGTTCAATAATTATAATGAGTCGCTGGACCTTAATAACTATCTCAGTTCTTCGGTTATGTGGGCGATGGATTTAAGCCGGGTGGGAAAGAATAAGGAGGCCGCATCGCTGATGTCGCAAGTTATTGAACAGTCGTTACAATATCTTGACTCTGTGGCGGTCATGACCATGCGTAGCTATGAATCAAAATATAGGGAATTGTCGACATATCAACCCTATGCAATGTCGATAGATGGCGACGAAGGTGTTATCCCGTTTAAGTTGACACAAGTAGGTCGCACTGAGAAACCTGGATTGGCCATCGAACTTGAGCGATGCCAAGTCAACGGTCATGATGTCAAGCCAACTTTTGACACCGGTGCGGGAGTAAACATAGTCAATGATTCTATTGCCCGATTGTGCGGACTCATTTATCAGGAATCCGATGTAAACGTAATGGGCGTAGGGCGAAAGTCGGCTCGCCTTGCAATTGCAAAGGAGCTCGTTCTCGGAAATGTCACGCTGACCGATGTGCCATTTTATGTTGTCGACATGTCAACCGGAAACCGGGAGGCCGACAATTATTTATCGCATCTTGAACTAATAGTTGGAAGCGAACTGATGTTGGCGATTAAGGATTTGACTGTGGATTTTATAAAGCGCTCCATATCAATACCACGAGAGGCTGCGGTGCGTAGTGACAAACAGTCAAATATGTGTTTTTCTTCCCAGATGAATCTGTTGGTCAAAGGTGGTGTCGACGGGCGTCCGTTGCTTTTCAATCTTGATACCGGCGATGCATCCACCGGCATATTGATGCCTTCGTTCTATAAGCGTAATAAGGATTATGTATTGTCACATTCTGTTCCCGATACTATACGGCAGGCGGGGCTTGGCGGATGGATTAAGATAGAGGGTTTCAACCTTGAGAATCCGCTTATCAAACTCGGGAATAGCCAAGTACGCGGTCAATCTATTTTTGTGTGCGGCGACAATAGTTCAATACCCATGTTTGCCGATGATGTTGACTGTAATCTCGGTTTGCAATCTATAATCCTTTTCGACCGCATACGATTCAATATGGTCGACATGACATTGACTGCAATGCCCGTCAAGAAATCGGATGAGCTTAACCTTAATGCATCGAAAATAAAATATAATCATAAGCCGGAATATACTGACTGGCAAGCGGTAGGCATGCTCCTCTTTGGCGTGACAAAGCAACTCATCTACCCCTATTCAGTGGACAACCCCGATCTATAA
- the bla gene encoding class A beta-lactamase, with protein sequence MNNKRNIIFRRIGLSLATFAVVVTLFTIIANIVVERSTRDRIYDDIDALPHNRVALLLGTSPLNRYGTPNSYFTNRINTAVELFRQGKIDYIIVSGDNHTRQYDETTAMKDSLMAHGIPEDAIVPDYAGFRTLDSVVRAKEVFGCDSLTIISQADHNARALYLAEKSGIKAVAIAAPLRAGRLVRVRLALREWLARDKMMLDLLVGKRPHFLGEKIEIPQSPSNPYAPLKEKLTQYIADKNARIGIALLVNGRYSVSVNGDDAFPMLSVYKFPIAMAVAEYCRMRDIDFSDSCLVTAGDLHRDTYSPMLQKYAEVDTASITFDELLTYALQQSDNNASDILLNRIGGATSANEYVSGIGIEGVTIKWSEDDMHIDMSRCYENSATPLAMAKLMWTFDFQCNDTLSKRIKQLMESCETGQGRLAKPLIEANAVIGHKTGTGFVNPDGSLMAVNDAGYVHLPDGTRYSIAVFIADSHYDMEHTEDIIADISEMTAKFITNANQ encoded by the coding sequence ATGAATAATAAGAGGAACATAATATTTCGCAGAATAGGATTATCGTTGGCTACATTTGCAGTCGTCGTCACCCTATTCACCATCATTGCCAATATTGTGGTTGAACGCAGCACACGCGACCGAATATATGACGACATTGATGCCCTGCCGCACAATCGCGTGGCCCTACTGCTCGGAACTTCGCCGCTTAACCGTTACGGCACACCTAACTCCTACTTCACCAACCGCATCAATACTGCGGTAGAGCTGTTCCGTCAAGGAAAGATTGATTACATAATCGTGAGCGGCGACAACCACACACGACAATATGACGAAACGACGGCCATGAAGGACTCACTCATGGCTCACGGAATTCCCGAGGATGCAATCGTGCCTGATTATGCCGGATTCCGCACTCTCGACTCAGTGGTAAGAGCAAAGGAGGTCTTCGGCTGCGACTCATTGACAATAATATCACAGGCCGACCATAACGCACGTGCCCTCTATCTTGCTGAGAAAAGCGGCATCAAGGCAGTGGCTATAGCTGCGCCCCTGCGTGCCGGACGGCTGGTGAGAGTGCGGCTTGCATTGCGTGAATGGCTCGCCCGTGACAAGATGATGCTTGATCTGCTTGTAGGGAAACGACCGCATTTTCTCGGCGAAAAAATCGAAATCCCACAATCGCCATCAAATCCCTACGCTCCGCTAAAGGAGAAGCTTACCCAATACATAGCCGATAAAAATGCCCGAATCGGAATTGCACTACTTGTCAACGGCCGGTATTCGGTATCGGTCAACGGCGATGACGCATTTCCAATGTTGAGCGTTTATAAATTCCCAATCGCCATGGCCGTGGCCGAATATTGCCGAATGCGTGACATCGACTTCTCGGATTCATGCCTCGTTACAGCCGGCGATTTACATCGCGACACCTACAGCCCCATGCTGCAGAAATATGCCGAAGTCGACACCGCGTCAATCACATTTGATGAATTGCTGACCTATGCCCTTCAGCAAAGCGACAACAATGCATCGGACATTTTGCTTAACCGCATAGGCGGAGCCACTTCAGCCAATGAATATGTATCGGGAATCGGAATAGAAGGCGTTACAATCAAATGGAGCGAAGACGACATGCACATCGATATGTCGCGATGCTACGAAAATTCAGCAACCCCTCTAGCCATGGCCAAACTGATGTGGACATTTGACTTCCAATGTAACGACACGCTGTCGAAACGCATAAAGCAATTGATGGAGTCATGCGAAACCGGTCAGGGACGATTGGCCAAGCCTTTGATTGAAGCCAATGCGGTAATAGGACACAAGACGGGAACCGGTTTCGTAAATCCCGATGGTAGCCTCATGGCTGTAAACGATGCGGGATACGTGCATCTTCCCGACGGAACACGCTACAGCATAGCAGTGTTTATCGCCGACTCACACTACGACATGGAGCATACCGAGGATATAATTGCCGACATTTCGGAAATGACAGCAAAGTTCATAACCAACGCGAATCAATAA